The DNA region TCGTGTTCTGCGACCTGGACTCGCACGACGAGTTCTGCCGGTCGATGGCCGAGGCCCTGTCCGTGGTGGTCGTGGCGGTGGACTACCGGCTGGCGCCGGAGCACCCGGCGCCCGCGGCCATGGAGGACGTCTACGCGGCCGTGTGCTGGGCGAGTGAGCGGGTCTCCGAGCACGGCGGCGACCCCGCCCGCATCGCCGTGGCCGGCGACAGCGCCGGCGGCAACCTCGCCACCACGGTGTGCCTGGCCGCCCGCCGGCGCGGCGGCCCGGAGATCCTCGCGCAGATCCTGCTCTACCCCGTGATCGACGACGACTTCGAGACGGAGTCCTACCGCCGCTACGGGGTCGGGTACTACAACACCACCACGGCCATGCGCTGGTACTGGGAGCAGTACGCACCGGGCGGCAGCAGCAGCGAACTCGTGATCCCCACCCGGGCGGAGTCACTCGCGGGCCTGCCGCCCGCCCTCGTGGCGACCGCCGAGCTCGACCCGCCGTGCACGTCGGGCGAGTCCTACGCCCGGCGTCTCGCCGAGGACGGCGTCCCGGTGCTCACGCACCGTTTCGACGGGCTGTTCCACGGGTTCCTCACGTTCCCGTCGCTCTCTCTGACCGGGCCGGCGCGCGAGGAGCTGTGGACGCTCATGCGCCGCGTGCTGGACGGGGAGGTGACGTCGTGACGGGCCGGTTGGA from Dietzia sp. B32 includes:
- a CDS encoding alpha/beta hydrolase, producing the protein MAGDRRTDLHPDVEQMLATLEAGFPDVTQHSPAELRELIASRRAPLQRQPDMLAVVDLVIDGPGGDLALRVYTPHAASPSSTDAPLDVIVFAHGGGFVFCDLDSHDEFCRSMAEALSVVVVAVDYRLAPEHPAPAAMEDVYAAVCWASERVSEHGGDPARIAVAGDSAGGNLATTVCLAARRRGGPEILAQILLYPVIDDDFETESYRRYGVGYYNTTTAMRWYWEQYAPGGSSSELVIPTRAESLAGLPPALVATAELDPPCTSGESYARRLAEDGVPVLTHRFDGLFHGFLTFPSLSLTGPAREELWTLMRRVLDGEVTS